Proteins encoded in a region of the Zea mays cultivar B73 chromosome 4, Zm-B73-REFERENCE-NAM-5.0, whole genome shotgun sequence genome:
- the LOC103653128 gene encoding uncharacterized protein has translation MCIMLMNDGHSGRASIQPPPQVLASVPLLVYEYEDAAAVDPADDSAPTAFKMLMYSLPERSIVYTHDNRPPMMMEGNFCFTTPQGWLVILGQESEASMWHPLTGETITLPPIHDIPVTCKCLLTHSSVAHPDCAVVLLDVTDPLMWFCRVNGEADRRRWGQHAYDIGDYFFPEEFRTPTTPTKNVIHDVAALGGKLYFRFTESDQHKMGVVDLDFPSDPGHPPTAVFDEFDVCAEFDLVPEGICAACIHLVESMGELLAICYYYVDFDPTNISSARIFKMEKTYDDEDEELVAWRPVDDVGDRAFLLTGTNMATWCYASTNNLRGNTFYFLAHLVSGHRDLCIYDVQKQTMEVVQVHDYEDMEIVRTMPYWINVPPC, from the coding sequence ATGTGCATCATGTTGATGAACGACGGCCACAGCGGCAGGGCTAGCATCCAGCCACCGCCGCAGGTCCTCGCCTCTGTTCCCTTGCTCGTCTACGAGTACGAGGATGCTGCCGCTGTTGATCCAGCAGACGACTCTGCTCCTACCGCCTTCAAGATGCTCATGTATAGCCTGCCTGAGCGGAGCATCGTCTACACGCACGACAATAGGCCTCCCATGATGATGGAGGGCAACTTCTGCTTCACCACGCCTCAAGGATGGCTGGTCATCCTTGGACAAGAGTCGGAGGCCTCTATGTGGCATCCGCTCACCGGGGAGACCATCACCCTGCCACCCATACACGACATCCCCGTCACCTGTAAGTGCCTCCTCACCCACAGCTCCGTCGCCCACCCGGACTGCGCCGTCGTTCTCCTCGACGTCACCGACCCTCTCATGTGGTTCTGCCGTGTCAATGGAGAGGCTGATCGGAGGAGGTGGGGGCAGCACGCCTACGACATTGGTGACTACTTCTTCCCCGAGGAGTTCCGCACCCCCACTACGCCCACCAAGAACGTCATCCATGACGTCGCCGCGCTCGGAGGGAAGCTGTACTTTCGCTTCACGGAATCAGATCAGCACAAGATGGGCGTCGTCGACTTGGACTTCCCGTCTGATCCTGGCCATCCTCCCACCGCAGTGTTCGATGAGTTTGATGTCTGTGCAGAGTTCGACCTCGTTCCCGAGGGCATTTGCGCTGCTTGCATCCACTTGGTAGAGTCCATGGGCGAGCTTTTGGCTATCTGCTACTACTACGTGGATTTCGATCCCACCAATATTAGCTCAGCTCGTATCTTCAAGATGGAGAAAACCTACGACGACGAGGACGAGGAACTTGTGGCCTGGCGCCCGGTGGATGATGTTGGGGACAGGGCTTTCCTATTGACAGGCACCAACATGGCAACTTGGTGCTATGCAAGCACCAATAATCTTAGAGGGAACACCTTCTACTTTCTGGCCCACTTAGTATCTGGTCACAGGGATCTATGCATCTATGATGTCCAGAAGCAGACTATGGAGGTTGTCCAGGTTCATGATTATGAAGATATGGAGATCGTGCGCACAATGCCATACTGGATTAATGTACCTCCATGTTAG